The Parashewanella tropica genome window below encodes:
- the azu gene encoding azurin, with amino-acid sequence MKKQLFLALALLGGSSSAFAADCELNINVQDAMTFDKPSLEISLAKCDNVTLKLKHNGKMPKTAMGHNWVLTTTADQVPVASAGVTAGAANNYTPVGDKRVIAGTKIIGGGEETSITFSTKGLKAGGDYTYFCSFPGHSFLMKGKFIVK; translated from the coding sequence ATGAAAAAACAATTATTTCTTGCGTTAGCGTTATTAGGTGGTTCATCTTCTGCATTTGCGGCAGATTGTGAGTTAAATATCAATGTACAAGATGCAATGACATTTGATAAGCCAAGCTTAGAAATTTCGTTAGCTAAATGTGACAATGTGACTTTAAAATTAAAGCACAATGGCAAAATGCCAAAAACGGCAATGGGTCATAACTGGGTATTAACCACAACGGCTGATCAAGTACCTGTTGCTTCTGCTGGTGTTACCGCAGGCGCTGCAAACAACTACACTCCAGTGGGTGACAAGCGTGTTATTGCGGGTACCAAAATCATTGGTGGTGGTGAAGAAACAAGTATTACATTTTCGACTAAGGGCTTAAAAGCTGGTGGTGATTACACTTACTTCTGTTCTTTCCCTGGTCACTCTTTCTTAATGAAAGGTAAGTTT
- the dld gene encoding D-lactate dehydrogenase, whose protein sequence is MKVKALLCKLGEILTPKQLLTSDSDTKPYRKGFRDGFGPAVAVALPSTLWQQYQIIETCVEAGAVIIMQAANTGLTGGSTPTDGVERPTVIINTLQINNIHFLESHQQIVALSGATLFDLERRLKLKNREPHSVIGSSCIGASIVGGVCNNSGGALVERGPAYTELALYAEVDESGKLVLKNELDIDLGNNPEEILTRLQYGLFTEKDIIDSGKKASDDEYQHYVRDIQSSVPARFNADSRRLYQASGCAGKLAVFAVRLDSFEQAERTQAFFISTNSADKLQLLRRKILQQGKCLPISAEYIHHDAIHLAEAYGRDTVFMIKRFGSSYLPSFFKLKKQLSGLLSKLGFGKNGTTDYISHLVFKVLGSQTPALFRNLNSNFQHHLIINAKSFGIDEIKQFVAGINTDCSADKQLNLIELNAKQANDASLLRYACASAAIQYEAVHSEEVDGLVALDIALPRNCMDWFEELPESLSNKLVYKNYYGHFLCHVLHQDYLVKKGENLALVKQELLALCESRGAKYPAEHNVGHHYQAEQALTEHYQSLDPTNTFNAGIGGLSKKSNYE, encoded by the coding sequence ATGAAAGTCAAAGCTCTTCTTTGTAAGCTAGGTGAGATCCTTACACCTAAGCAACTGTTAACCAGTGATAGTGATACTAAACCATACCGTAAAGGTTTCCGTGACGGTTTTGGCCCTGCCGTTGCAGTAGCCTTGCCTTCAACCTTATGGCAGCAATACCAAATTATTGAAACCTGTGTTGAAGCTGGTGCGGTGATTATCATGCAAGCTGCAAATACGGGTCTTACTGGAGGTTCAACTCCTACTGATGGGGTAGAAAGGCCAACCGTCATTATCAACACATTGCAAATTAACAATATTCACTTTTTAGAATCTCATCAGCAAATCGTTGCACTTTCTGGTGCCACACTTTTTGACTTAGAAAGACGTTTAAAGCTGAAAAACAGAGAGCCTCATTCTGTTATAGGGTCATCTTGCATTGGAGCATCAATTGTTGGAGGGGTATGCAATAACTCGGGAGGGGCATTGGTTGAACGTGGTCCTGCATATACTGAGTTGGCACTATATGCCGAAGTTGATGAGTCTGGAAAACTTGTTTTAAAAAATGAATTGGATATTGATTTAGGTAATAACCCTGAGGAAATCCTAACACGATTACAGTATGGGCTATTCACTGAAAAGGATATTATTGATAGCGGCAAAAAAGCGTCAGATGATGAATATCAACACTATGTTCGTGATATTCAAAGTTCAGTGCCTGCTCGTTTTAATGCTGATAGTCGACGTTTATATCAAGCCAGTGGTTGCGCGGGGAAATTAGCGGTTTTCGCTGTTAGGCTTGATAGTTTTGAACAAGCTGAACGCACTCAAGCTTTTTTTATTAGTACTAATTCAGCGGATAAGCTTCAGCTTTTACGCCGGAAAATTTTACAGCAAGGCAAATGTCTCCCTATCAGCGCTGAATACATTCATCATGATGCCATTCATCTGGCGGAAGCATACGGTCGTGATACGGTATTCATGATAAAGCGATTTGGCAGCAGTTATTTACCCTCATTCTTTAAACTGAAAAAGCAACTGAGCGGGTTACTGAGTAAATTGGGTTTTGGCAAAAATGGTACAACTGATTATATCTCTCACCTTGTTTTTAAAGTGTTAGGTAGCCAAACTCCAGCCCTTTTTCGAAATTTAAATTCAAACTTCCAGCATCATCTCATTATCAATGCCAAATCTTTTGGTATTGACGAAATAAAGCAATTTGTTGCTGGAATTAATACAGACTGCTCTGCTGATAAACAGCTTAATCTGATTGAACTCAATGCCAAACAAGCGAATGATGCGAGCCTACTTCGTTATGCTTGTGCAAGTGCAGCTATTCAGTATGAAGCTGTACATTCAGAAGAGGTAGATGGCTTAGTCGCATTGGATATTGCCTTACCTAGAAATTGTATGGATTGGTTTGAGGAGTTACCAGAATCACTATCAAACAAGCTCGTTTATAAAAACTATTACGGTCACTTTCTTTGCCATGTATTACATCAAGATTATTTGGTTAAGAAAGGTGAGAACCTAGCTTTGGTAAAGCAAGAGCTTCTCGCATTGTGTGAATCCAGAGGCGCTAAGTACCCAGCGGAACATAATGTTGGGCATCATTATCAAGCTGAGCAGGCGTTAACAGAGCATTATCAATCGTTAGACCCAACAAATACTTTTAATGCTGGGATCGGTGGGCTTTCAAAGAAATCAAACTATGAGTAA
- the zapA gene encoding cell division protein ZapA has protein sequence MSNKAVNISLLGRTYSISCPAQQEVILMDIAARLEKQLEKLKDKTTNFNREEIVIMAALNLGHELYTEQQKNKEYQLEMSKRISLLQNTLEKALLEKAKVEK, from the coding sequence ATGAGTAATAAAGCCGTTAATATCTCGCTATTAGGCCGTACCTACTCAATATCGTGTCCTGCTCAGCAAGAGGTGATATTGATGGATATCGCCGCTCGATTAGAAAAACAGCTAGAAAAGTTGAAGGATAAAACCACCAACTTTAATCGTGAAGAAATTGTGATAATGGCAGCATTAAACCTTGGTCACGAGCTGTATACTGAGCAACAGAAAAACAAAGAGTATCAATTGGAAATGAGCAAGCGCATAAGCTTACTACAAAATACTCTTGAAAAAGCGCTTTTAGAAAAAGCCAAAGTAGAAAAATAA
- a CDS encoding ribbon-helix-helix domain-containing protein, whose product MCQLFIDAEPSLWQPRTRSLRIEGVVTSIRLEQFFWQVLTEIAQRDNMSDSSLISKLYLESIDAGHDLGNFTSFLRVCCARYLSLAADKQISRDQSPLSKISNVTQILSLEKQLYLTKEPVNSSKH is encoded by the coding sequence ATGTGCCAACTATTTATTGATGCGGAACCATCACTTTGGCAGCCTCGGACAAGATCATTGCGTATTGAAGGCGTTGTAACATCAATACGGCTGGAGCAATTTTTCTGGCAAGTATTAACTGAAATTGCACAACGAGATAATATGAGTGACTCTTCGTTGATCAGTAAGCTTTATTTAGAGTCCATTGATGCTGGGCATGATCTTGGGAATTTCACGTCTTTTCTAAGGGTCTGCTGTGCTCGGTACCTCTCATTAGCGGCCGATAAGCAAATTAGCCGTGATCAATCACCGTTATCTAAGATTTCAAATGTGACGCAAATATTATCTTTAGAAAAGCAGCTTTATTTAACTAAAGAACCTGTAAATTCCAGTAAACATTAA
- a CDS encoding UPF0149 family protein: MVTTPSLRIEKLSQALKAAELAQHPAEVHGTLVGLICGGVEHKAKAWVTPMQDLISDGQPFPAELHSLIEDLYKDTLERLEEFEFGFTLLLPEEEESLNVRVEALSLWVQSYLAAIAIIQPKLKQASAEVKEVIEDLTEIAQVELDVSDDDESEAAFIELEEFVRVSAILCYAEFTPELPKKSDEQPDILH; the protein is encoded by the coding sequence ATGGTTACTACACCGTCCCTTCGTATTGAAAAACTATCTCAAGCCTTAAAAGCCGCTGAGCTTGCTCAACATCCTGCAGAAGTTCATGGTACTTTGGTTGGCTTGATCTGTGGCGGTGTCGAACACAAAGCCAAAGCTTGGGTCACTCCAATGCAAGATCTCATTAGTGACGGACAACCTTTCCCTGCCGAGCTTCACAGTCTAATTGAAGATCTTTATAAAGATACTTTAGAGCGTTTAGAAGAATTTGAATTTGGTTTCACCTTATTACTGCCAGAAGAAGAAGAGTCTTTAAACGTCCGTGTTGAAGCTTTATCTTTATGGGTTCAAAGTTATTTAGCTGCCATTGCCATCATTCAACCAAAGCTTAAACAAGCATCAGCAGAAGTAAAAGAAGTCATCGAAGATTTAACTGAGATTGCACAAGTTGAGCTGGACGTATCAGACGATGATGAGTCAGAAGCCGCCTTTATTGAACTTGAAGAGTTTGTTCGAGTATCTGCCATTTTATGCTACGCCGAATTCACCCCTGAATTACCAAAGAAAAGTGACGAGCAACCAGATATTTTGCACTAA
- a CDS encoding DJ-1/PfpI family protein yields the protein MSKVLMITGDFVEDYENMVIFQALQAMGHGVDAVCPDKKAGDQIATAIHDFEQHQTYLEKTGHNFTLNATFSDVNPDDYDALYIPGGRAPEYLRLNPEVIKMVRHFFETNKPVGALCHGPQLLAAAKVLEGKQVNAYPACKPEVELAGATYIELPLESSVTDGNLVTGPAWTAHVEFLKQFNALL from the coding sequence ATGTCAAAAGTTTTGATGATTACTGGAGACTTTGTAGAAGATTACGAAAACATGGTAATTTTCCAAGCTCTACAAGCCATGGGGCATGGAGTGGATGCAGTATGTCCAGATAAAAAAGCTGGAGATCAGATTGCAACGGCTATCCATGACTTTGAGCAACACCAAACTTACCTAGAAAAAACGGGTCATAACTTTACATTAAACGCGACATTTAGTGATGTTAACCCTGATGACTATGATGCCCTGTATATTCCTGGGGGGCGTGCGCCAGAATATTTACGCCTAAATCCAGAAGTGATAAAGATGGTTCGCCATTTTTTTGAAACCAATAAACCTGTTGGCGCCTTATGTCATGGACCCCAACTTTTAGCGGCAGCAAAGGTATTGGAAGGGAAACAAGTTAACGCTTATCCTGCATGTAAACCAGAAGTCGAATTAGCGGGTGCTACTTATATTGAATTGCCTCTAGAGTCTTCTGTTACGGATGGCAATTTGGTTACTGGTCCGGCTTGGACGGCTCACGTTGAGTTTTTAAAACAATTTAACGCGCTGCTTTAA
- a CDS encoding CesT family type III secretion system chaperone, whose translation MYSNRSAKELVLALINSAGFVDSNQLEENVCLLIYEPDINIVISWSKYTIKLSCAIGKVVNSSKYQELITKVLEDNRQACSKTAYQYSLDSKNQQLILSVILPAELFEPDSFIDYFNNFKQDLEVWMEHLDNEKFYMPNLKQHIWPPVKTGQKLKTRPQNLA comes from the coding sequence ATGTATTCAAATCGATCTGCAAAAGAGCTAGTTTTAGCACTTATAAACTCAGCTGGGTTTGTTGATTCAAATCAGCTTGAAGAAAATGTTTGCTTACTCATTTATGAACCAGATATAAATATTGTTATTTCGTGGAGTAAATACACGATTAAACTATCCTGTGCCATTGGAAAAGTTGTTAACTCATCAAAATATCAAGAACTCATAACGAAAGTATTGGAAGACAATCGGCAAGCCTGCTCCAAAACCGCCTACCAATATAGCTTAGATTCAAAAAATCAACAGTTAATACTCAGTGTAATATTGCCTGCTGAGCTTTTCGAACCAGACTCATTTATTGACTATTTTAATAATTTTAAGCAAGACCTCGAGGTATGGATGGAGCACTTGGATAATGAGAAGTTTTATATGCCAAATTTGAAGCAACACATATGGCCACCTGTAAAAACTGGACAAAAACTGAAAACTCGACCTCAAAATCTTGCATGA